The nucleotide sequence TGCTGCAAGAGGCGCAGGGCGGCCCGCCGGGCGCTGCGCGGACCCAGTCCGGGCAGTCGGGCCAGTAAGGCGATCAGTTGCTCCAGTTCCGGTCCGCCCATGCAACTCCCTTACCGGTGCTGCCGGATGACAATCTCATGCGGATGATAACGGTTCAGCACGAAGGACCGTTTCAGAACGGCAGCTTCAAACCGGCGGGAAGATTCAGCCCGCCTGTGACTTTCTGCATTTCTTCGGCAGCCATCGTCTCAATTTTTTTCTTGGCATCGTTATGCGCAGCGACGATCAGGTCTTCCAGCATCTCGGTTTCCGCCGGATCGGCCAGTTTCGGATCGATATGCAGGCGGCGCATTTCGCCCTTTCCGTTCAGGGTCACGGTGACCATGCCTGCACCGGCTGAACCTTCCGCCTCGACGGTTTCCAGCTTGGCCTGCATTTCCCCCATTTTCGCCTGCATCTGTGATGCCTGTTTCATCAGGCCTGCCAGATTTTTCATTCTCAGTGCTCCAGAAGTGGTTAAGACTGTTCTGAGTGTGTCGGCCGATTGAGCCCCGGAAAGGCATCCCCGGAAGGATCATCGGCCAGTTCCGCATCCAGCGGGGCAAAGCCGGGTCCGTCATCGGGATCGCCTGGTATTTCATCCAGAGAATCGAACCGGTCGCCATGTCCGCCACCCAGCATGGGGGAGGCGGTCATCATACCCGGATCGGCATGGATTTCCCGTGTCAGCCCGTAGACATCAACAGTGCTATCGATCACCGTTCCCAACCTCGCGCCGGGAAAAGCGTTCAGAATGGCACGGACGACAGGATGGTTGCTGGCCTGTGCCAGTCGGGATTCGCCTGCGGCCCGGCCTTGTTCTGCCAGAGTCGGTTCTCCGGGGGCAGAGGACAGGGCAATGGTCCAGCGCTGACCATTTGCTTCACCCAGCAGTGCTGCAAGCTGGGCAGGGAGGGTGTGCGGTACATTGCTCTCAAGCCGCAATTCGATCACCGGTGGTGCAAAACGGACCAGATGAACATTATGCAGCAGATGGGCATGCAGCATTGCCTCGCGGCGTGACTCTACGAACTGCGCGACATCCCGGAAACTGTGAAAGACCGGGACGGGAACATCGGGTACGGAGTCGGCCATAGCGTGCGGCTGGCGTGCTGTGGCGGCGCCGCCCCCCCCGGACATGATGCCTCCGGTAATGGAACGCAAGCCTGCTTGTGAGGTGGGCGAAGCTGATGACGGCATGGGCGGCGCGACGCCTCCCCCTCGATGACCCGGCTGTTGGCTGGCCGGCGCGCCGGTCAGGCGCCGTACCAATTCTGCGGGTGGCGGCAGGTCGGCAACATAACACAGGCGGATCAGCACCATTTCCGCGGCAGCCCGCCGGTCCGGAGCAGCCTCGACCTCGGCAATGCCTTTCAGCAGCATCTGCCAGGCACGGCCGAGCACCGGCATGGTAAGACGATCTGCCAGCGCACTGCCACGCAGCCTTTCTGCTTCTGCCATGCCAGGTGCGGTGCGCAGATGGGGAATGGTTTTCAGGCGGGTCAGCGTATGGATCAGCTCCAGCAGATCCTGAAGCACCATGCCCAGATCGGCCCCCCGTACATGAGCTGTGTCGGTGATTGCCAGAGCACTGGCTGTGTCGCCTGCCATCAGTGCTTCCAGCAGGTCGAGCACCATGCCGCGATCCGCCAGACCCAGCATGTCTGCGACCTGTGCCTCGCTGAGGGGAATGCCGGGATCGTTCTGGGCGATGGCCTGATCGAGCAGGGACAGGCCATCACGCACCGATCCATCGGCAGCACGGGCGATCAAGGCGAGCGCCTGCGGGCTGGCGCTGACGCCTTCCTGTTCCAAAATCCGGCTGAAATGCGCGCTAAGGACCTCCGCATCAATACGCCGCAGGTCGAAACGCTGGCAGCGGGACAGTACCGTGACCGGAACTTTCCTCAGCTCCGTTGTGGCGAAGATGAAGGTGACGTGCGGCGGTGGTTCTTCAAGCGTTTTGAGCAGCGCGTTGAAGGCATTGCGTGACAGCATATGCACTTCGTCGATGATGAAAACCTTGGTGCGGGCCTGTAATGGCCGGAACCGGGTGGCCTCGATGATCTCGCGCACGTCATCCACGCCGGTGCGGCTGGCGGCGTCCATTTCCACGACATCGGGATGGCGGTCGGCCAGAATGGCGGTGCAGTTAGGGCAGACGCCGCAAGGATCGGCGGTGGGGCCACCCTGACCATCGGCTCCGGTACAGTTCAGGGCGCGGGCGATGATGCGGGCGGTGGTGGTTTTGCCGACTCCGCGTACACCGGTCAGCATGAAGGCATGGGCAACGCGGTTCAGGGCAAAAGCATTGCGCAGGGTCCGGACCAGCGCATCCTGACCGATCAAATCGTCGAAATGGCGGGGACGGTACTGACGTGCCAGCACGCGATAAGGCTGGGTTCCCCTCGCTGCCCTTGTTGGCGGTGTGACCGGGGCATCGCCCAACAGGCCCGGGCCGGAGGGCTGTTCCGGTTCAGGCAGGGTATCCCGGTAGGGATCGGTATCGGGTGATGATGGATCGACAGGGGTCACACGGAGATCCAGGGAAGCGGGCCGCCATCCTCTGGCGTAACGTTATCCGGGGTGGGAGACCGGACAAACGACCCGGGCGGAAACTCGTTGCGGCTGCTGCCTTCCGGCCCTGACCGGGTTGGCGAGGCGCCCGTCCGCCGCCGATCTCCCGCCCCCTTCTTACCCTGATCCGTCCTGAATGACCAGAGATGACGATGCCGGTGCCGGGAATGGTCTTGACGATACGGTTCCGAACCATTGTTTTTCGGGTCTGCATCCATGCTATGCCGTTTTTACAAAGGCAGGCAGAGGCTGCAACGCTGACGGAAGGGGGCGGAGTTCATGTCGCAATTGCAGGCCATGGCCGATGTTGTGCTGCATTTGCTGCGGCAAGTGATCGGTTTTGCCATGCAGGTGACGGGGGCGTTGGTTGGTTGGTTGGAAAACGGCATGCGGGCGCTGGGGCTGGGGGCGGAACTGCGTCTGCTCGCGCTGGTCCTGATCGCCGGGCTGCTGCTGGCGGCTTCGCTGCATCTGCGGCGGGGCGTGGTGCGGGTTCTGCTTGTGGTGGCGGCTGCTCTCTTTGCGCTGCGGGTGGCGCTGGTGCTGCTACCGGTGCATCACTGATGCATGACGCAGGCAGATGCATGAGCGCCCCCCTTGCCTCCGGGGGCAATGAGAAGCTAACCCCGGATAACCGGTGACCAGGGATATTCAGACCATGGCTGTCAAGGATGTGAAGAAGGTCGTTCTCGCCTATTCTGGCGGGTTGGACACCAGCGTGATCCTGCGCTGGCTTCAAACGACATATAACTGCGAGGTTGTAACCTTTACCGCCGATCTCGGCCAGGGAGAGGAGCTGGAGCCGGCCCGCCGCAAGGCCGAGATGTTCGGCGTGAAGGAAATCTTCGTCGACGATCTGCGCGAGACCTTCGTGAAGGATTTCGTGTTCCCGATGTTCCGCGCCAATGCGGTCTATGAGGGGCAGTATCTGCTCGGCACCTCCATCGCCCGCCCGCTGATCGCCCAGCGCCAGATCGAGATCGCCGAACTGACCGGTGCCGATGCGGTGGCGCATGGTGCGACCGGCAAGGGTAATGATCAGGTGCGTTTCGAACTCAGCTATTACGCGCTGAAGCCCGATGTGAAGGTGATCGCCCCCTGGCGTGAATGGGATCTGACTAGTCGCACCAGGCTGCTCGAATTCGCCGAGGCGAACCAGATTCCCATTGCCAAGGACAAGCGTGGCGAGGCTCCGTTCAGCGTCGATGCCAATCTGTTGCACTCCTCATCCGAGGGCAAGCTGCTGGAAGACCCGGCGGAGGAGCCGGATGAGATCGTCTATCAGCGTACGATCAGCCCGGAAGCCGCCCCCGACAAGGCCACCATCATCACCATCGATTTCGAGCATGGTGACCCCGTGGCGATCGACGGCATCCGTCTGTCCCCTGCAACTCTGCTGGCGAAGCTGAACGAGCTGGGCAAGGCTAACGGGATCGGCCGTCTCGATCTTGTGGAAAACCGTTTTGTCGGCATGAAATCTCGTGGCGTCTATGAAACGCCGGGTGGCACCATCCTGCTGGTGGCGCATCGCGGGATCGAGAGCATCACGCTCGACCGTGAAGCGGCCCATCTCAAGGACAGCCTGATGCCGCGCTATGCGGAGCTGATCTATAACGGCTTCTGGTTCAGCCCGGAGCGCCGGATGCTTCAGGCCGCGATTGATGAAAGCCAGAAGAGCGTGACCGGTCGCGTGCGGTTAAAGCTTTACAAGGGCAACACCATCGTGATCGGTCGTGAAAGTCCCAACAGCCTGTATTCCCTGAAGCATGTGACCTTCGAGGACGATCAGGGCGCCTATGATCAGGTCGATGCGCAGGGCTTTATCAAGTTGCAGTCGCTGCGTCTGCGGCTGGCGGCGATAGCGGGCCGTCGCGGCGGCAGTCTGTAAGACTTCAAAGCCGGGCGGGAGAAAGCGGTCATGATCAACCAGATGATGGCCGGCTTCCTGCTCGCTTTCCCCGCTCTGTTCTCGATTATCAACCCGCTGGGGTCGGCCCTGATCTATCAGGAGGTCACGGGCGATCGCTCGGCAGCGGAACGGAGATGGCTGGCCGGGCGGATCGGGCTTTATTCTCTGGTTATGCTGCTGGTTTCACTGTGGCTCGGCTCCTATGTGCTGGCCTTTTTCGGCGTGTCGCTCGCAGCCCTGCGGATCGCAGGCGGTTTGGTGGTGGCGGTGCGGGCATGGGAGATGCTCTCCGCCCCTGAAGCCCATGAGGAAAGAAAGCAGGAACAGGCGGCACCCGCCTCCCCCCAATCGGCCCGCCCGCGTGATGCCGGGGTCGCGTTTTTTCCCCTGACCATGCCTTTTACCGTCGGGCCGGGTACGATTTCGGTAGCGGTGGCGCTGACCGCCGCACATCCTCCGGGATCACGGGATCAGTTTGCTTTTACCATTGGCAGCAGCCTGGCAGGAGCCGTGATGGCTGTCCTCATCTGGCTTTGTTACCGGTCTGCTGAACGGTTCGTGCGTCTGCTCGGCACGTCCGGGGCCCGGATCGTAGCGCGGATTGCCGCTTTCCTGCTGCTTTGCATTGGCACCCAGATCATTATTGCCGGGGTGGTGGATACTCTGCGGATCGTGTTTCCCGGTTAAAAAAAGCGGATGCTGAGGCACCCGCTTTCTTCCTTCCCACGCGTCGCCAGATCGTCAGGTCGGGCGGTTGGCGATCAGATCCTCCACCACGGAGGGATCGGCCAGGGTCGAGATATCCCCCAGCCCATCGGTTTCATTGCAAGCGATCTTGCGCAGAATCCGGCGCATGATCTTGCCGCTGCGGGTTTTCG is from Granulibacter bethesdensis and encodes:
- a CDS encoding YbaB/EbfC family nucleoid-associated protein, which gives rise to MKNLAGLMKQASQMQAKMGEMQAKLETVEAEGSAGAGMVTVTLNGKGEMRRLHIDPKLADPAETEMLEDLIVAAHNDAKKKIETMAAEEMQKVTGGLNLPAGLKLPF
- a CDS encoding DNA polymerase III subunit gamma/tau yields the protein MTPVDPSSPDTDPYRDTLPEPEQPSGPGLLGDAPVTPPTRAARGTQPYRVLARQYRPRHFDDLIGQDALVRTLRNAFALNRVAHAFMLTGVRGVGKTTTARIIARALNCTGADGQGGPTADPCGVCPNCTAILADRHPDVVEMDAASRTGVDDVREIIEATRFRPLQARTKVFIIDEVHMLSRNAFNALLKTLEEPPPHVTFIFATTELRKVPVTVLSRCQRFDLRRIDAEVLSAHFSRILEQEGVSASPQALALIARAADGSVRDGLSLLDQAIAQNDPGIPLSEAQVADMLGLADRGMVLDLLEALMAGDTASALAITDTAHVRGADLGMVLQDLLELIHTLTRLKTIPHLRTAPGMAEAERLRGSALADRLTMPVLGRAWQMLLKGIAEVEAAPDRRAAAEMVLIRLCYVADLPPPAELVRRLTGAPASQQPGHRGGGVAPPMPSSASPTSQAGLRSITGGIMSGGGGAATARQPHAMADSVPDVPVPVFHSFRDVAQFVESRREAMLHAHLLHNVHLVRFAPPVIELRLESNVPHTLPAQLAALLGEANGQRWTIALSSAPGEPTLAEQGRAAGESRLAQASNHPVVRAILNAFPGARLGTVIDSTVDVYGLTREIHADPGMMTASPMLGGGHGDRFDSLDEIPGDPDDGPGFAPLDAELADDPSGDAFPGLNRPTHSEQS
- a CDS encoding argininosuccinate synthase → MAVKDVKKVVLAYSGGLDTSVILRWLQTTYNCEVVTFTADLGQGEELEPARRKAEMFGVKEIFVDDLRETFVKDFVFPMFRANAVYEGQYLLGTSIARPLIAQRQIEIAELTGADAVAHGATGKGNDQVRFELSYYALKPDVKVIAPWREWDLTSRTRLLEFAEANQIPIAKDKRGEAPFSVDANLLHSSSEGKLLEDPAEEPDEIVYQRTISPEAAPDKATIITIDFEHGDPVAIDGIRLSPATLLAKLNELGKANGIGRLDLVENRFVGMKSRGVYETPGGTILLVAHRGIESITLDREAAHLKDSLMPRYAELIYNGFWFSPERRMLQAAIDESQKSVTGRVRLKLYKGNTIVIGRESPNSLYSLKHVTFEDDQGAYDQVDAQGFIKLQSLRLRLAAIAGRRGGSL
- a CDS encoding MarC family protein, which produces MINQMMAGFLLAFPALFSIINPLGSALIYQEVTGDRSAAERRWLAGRIGLYSLVMLLVSLWLGSYVLAFFGVSLAALRIAGGLVVAVRAWEMLSAPEAHEERKQEQAAPASPQSARPRDAGVAFFPLTMPFTVGPGTISVAVALTAAHPPGSRDQFAFTIGSSLAGAVMAVLIWLCYRSAERFVRLLGTSGARIVARIAAFLLLCIGTQIIIAGVVDTLRIVFPG